Part of the Kineococcus aurantiacus genome, ACCCGCGGGGAGATCTGGGGTCAGGTGTACCTAACGTACAACTCCTCGACGGGCTACAGCTGCGTGGTGACCCGCAAGACCGCCTTCCACGGGACCTCCACCAAGACCCTCGCCCGCCTGTCGGTGCAGGGTTCGACGGTGCGCGAGGACTGGGCCTACTACTCCCACTGGGCCGCGGTGAAGAGCTACGCCAGGGGCCGCTGCGTGGCGTACTGGGGCGACGTGCGCAACCCCACCGGGACGGACAACGCCGGTGGTGGCCGGTGGACCTGGGGGAACTGCGGCTGAGTTCGCACCGGCGTCCCGCGACGCCCGTCCCCGCGGGGACGGGCGTCGTCGCCGTCTGTGGTGGGCGGTCGGGACCTCAACCACCGACGTGAGTGGTCCCTTCTAGCTGGCCGCAGCCGCCGACGACCGGCAGCAGACCCAGACCACGTCCCCGGGAGACGGCCGCCAGCCGGTCGGTGACGGACAGGGTGCGGTACAGGTGCTGGAGGTGCTTGTGCACGGTGCGTTCGCTGATGCCGAGGTACCGGCCGATGGCGGCGGCGGTCAGGCCGTTGGACAGGTGGCACAGGATGGCGTACTGGCGGTTGGTCAGAGCTGCCGCCACGGCCGCGGCCGCTCGTGGTTCGTCCACCACGACGGCGCTGGCACCGGGCAGCGCCGGACGCCAGCGCAGACGCAGGGCTCCGTGCCGGGTGGGCAGGCCTGCGACGGGGTTGGCTGAGGTGAGCACCGTGCGGCTCAGGGCGACCACGGTCGTCGCGGGCACCCGGTGCTTCTCCAGCAGGGCGGCGGCTTCGTCGTTGAGGTAGGTGACGTGCTCGCCGTGGGCCAGCAGCAGGCCGGCGCCGGAGGCGACGGAGTGCTCGAGGTCGAGGACCAGGTGGTGGCGGCGCCTGTCGGCGGCGGCGCGACGCAGGAAACCCTCGAAGGCCCGCAGGACGTCGAGGTCGTCGTCGGTGAAGGGGCGGCTGCGGTTGACGCCCCAGCCGTGCACCTCGCCGTCCGCGGTGAGGTCCCCCGTCAGCAGCGCGTGCGGCACGCGGTTGGGTTCGAGCAGTTCTCGACGCATCGGGTTGTCCGCCCAGGCCGCCGGTCCGCACAGGTCCTCCACCCGGCTGGCCGACAGGTGGCGGTGCTCGGCGAGGTGGACCACGGCGGGATTGGTGCGGAAGAGCTCGCGCACGTCGGCGTGCTGCACGGGTCTCAGCAGTTCGGGGATCTCGGTGACCCGGGGGACGTCACCGGGTCGGACTTCGACCTCACCCGCCACGTCGCCGGGGACGAGGCGGAGCAGCGTGCTCAAGCCGTGCAGCACCTGGGTGGTGGGTTCGGCGATCTCCAGGAGCTCCATGCCAGAGCTGTGCACCAGCCGCCAGCGCTTGGCTCTGAGCACGTCCCCGTCTTACCACCCTCAACCACCGCGTGCACTGCGGGGACTGCGGAGCGTCACCCGAGCAGAAGCGCCCTTCAGCGCGACCAGCGCCCCGCCTACCGGGCGCTGACGACCGTCCCGACCCCGAACGCGGTGAGCACCGCCGCGCTGACCCGGTCCAGGGCCCTGGTCACCCGCGGCCGCCGGATCCAGTCCACGGCCCGGGCCCCCACCTGCGACAGCACGCTGAGGTACACCAGCGCGACACCGGCCTCCACCGCCCCCAGCAGCAGCGTCGCGCCCACCCCGGACCCGGCCGGGACGAACTGCGGGACCACCGCGAGGAAGAACAACCCCACCTTCGGGTTCAGCACGCACGAGACCAGCCCGGCGCCGAACGCCCCGCGCAGCGAGGCGGCAGCCGCCGCCGCGCCGGGCGCAGAGCCGCCCCCGCGCCGGCGGTGGGCCCAGAACGTGCGGACCCCCAGGAACACCAGGTACAGGCCACCGGCGACCTTCACCGCCTGGTACGCCTGCGCCGACCGTTCCAGCAGCGCCGCCAGGCCCACGGCCACGGCACCGGCCCAGACGAGGGCACCCAGGGCCGACCCCAGCGCCGTCACCACGCCCGTGCGGGCCCCGTGCAGGCTGTGCCGCAGCACGAGGAACGTGTTGGGGCCCGGGGTGACCTCCAGCAGCAGGCACAGCGCGCAGAAGGCGAGGACGGCGTCGAGGCTCACCCCGGGAGGCTAGTCCGCGACGGGTTCGCCGGGGCAGCCCCGCAGCACCCGCTCGATCGCGTCCCGCTCCGCGGGGGTCACCCACAACCCGTACTCCGCCTTGACCGCCACCTGCCGCGCGACGTACTCGCAGCGGAACGCGGTGTTCGGCGGCAGCCACGTCGCGGCGTCACCGTCGCCCTTGGACGCGTTCAGCGGCCCGTCCACGGCCAGCAGTTCCAGGGGGTCGTTCGCGAACTCCTCGCGCTCGTCGGCGTCCCACTGCTGCGCCCCCGTCTGCCACGCGTTCGACAGGGCGACGACGTGGTCGATCTGGACGTCGTCGCTCGTCCCCTGGCCCCGGGTGAAGGCGATGGTGTCCCCGCTGTAGGGGTCGTCCAGGGAACCCCTCGAGACCACGCAGTCCGAACCGCGCTTGAACGTGACGTCCTCCAGGTCCCGGGCCAGGACGTCGTTGCGCGTGTCGCAGCCGTTGCGGTCGGTGTCCTCCCACCCGTCGCCGAACCGGTCGCGGGAGTACCCCGTCTTCGGTGCCCGGCCCTTCACCGGCAGGGTCCCCAGCTGGGCCAGCGCCGTCCCGGCGGGGGCGTCGTCCTCACCGCCGGGGGTGCAGCCCGCCAGCAGCGACCCCGCCAGCAGCGTCCCCGCCAGCAGCGACCCCCCGGCGGCGACCGCCGCCCTCACCTTCCGCACGCCCACCGCACGCCACCTCCCGATCAGCGCACCATCGTGCACCGGCCGAGCGCCCGGCGCGGCCCCGGTCCGCGCGTGCGACACTCGACTACCCGCTGAGGCAGCCCGGCGTCGCTCGTCGCGTTCCCCCGACCACGCCAGGAGACCGCCCGATGGACAGCGAACGCCCCGCCGCTGCGCCCGCGTTCGCCGACGACGCCGACCGCGTCCGATCGGCCCGACGTCTCGTGACCACCACGCCCAACCCGGCCCTGGACCGGCTGGCCGACCTCGCCCGCCGCCTGCTGGGCACCCCCGCGGCGCAGGTGTCGCTGCTCACCGACGTCCAGACCGTCACCGCCGTCGCCGGCCCGGGGCTCTCCGGCGCCGCGGGCACCCCCCTGGCCGACGCCCTGTGCACCGTCACGGCCGTCTCCGGGACCCCCCTCGTCGTGCCCGACACCGACCGGGACGAGCGGGTCCGGCACCTGCCGCCGGTCACCTCCGGAGCCGTCGGCAGCTACCTCGGGGTGCCGCTGCGCGGGCAGGACGGCCACGTCATCGGCGCCCTGTGCGTCTTCGGCCCCGCGACCCGCGACTGGTCCGGCGCGGACGTGTCCCTGCTGACCGACCTCGCCGCCGCCGCCGTCACCGAGCTGGAGCTGTCCGCGCTCGCGGTCGACCTGGAGGCCGCCCGCGTCCGCTGGCAGCTCGCCGTCAGCGCCGGCGGCGTCGGCACCTTCGACTGGGACCTGCTCACCGGGGTGCTGGAGTGGGACGAGAACCTGCTGGAGATGTTCGGGTACCTCCCCGGGGAGTTCGGCCGCACCATCGAGGACTTCGACGCGCGCCTGCACCCCGACGACCGGGGACGGGTGGCGCGTGCCCTGGACCGCTCGATCGTCGAGGCCGGCGCGTACGAGGCGGAGTACCGCGTCGTGCACCCCGACGGCACGACCCGCTGGGTGCGGGCCCGCGGGCAGGCGCTGGCCGACGAGTCGGGCCGCAGCGTGCGCGTCCTGGGGGCCGCCTACGACACGACCGCGGCCCGGGACGAGGACGCCCGGGTGGCCCGCGTCCTGGAGTCGATGTCGTCGGCGTTCTTCTCCCTGGACCGCGACTGGCGCTTCAGCTACGTGAACTCCGAGGCCGAGCGGGTCCTGGGCCGCCCCCGCGGCGAACTGCTCGGCGGGGACGTGTGGGAGCTGTTCCCCGACGCGGTCGGCTCGCCGTTCGAGGAGAACTACCGGGGCGTGGCCCGCACCGGGCGACCGGCGACGTTCGAGGCGTACTACCCGGCCCCGCTGGACGCCTGGTTCGAGGTGCGGGCGTGGCCCGACCCCGACGGGGTGTCGGTGTACTTCTCGGACATCAGCGAGCGCCGTCGCGCCCAGCAGGCCCTGGAGACCGCGCACGCGGCGGCGGCCGCCGCGGCCGAGCGGCTCCGCCTGATCGTGCGGATCAGCGAGGACCTGTCCTCCACGCTGGACGTGGAGGAGGCGTACGCGCGGCTGGCCCAGCACCTCGTGCCCGCGCTCGGCGACTGGTGCCTGGTGACGCTGGTGGACGAGGAGGGGCAGCTGCGCGACCTCGGCTGCCACCACGCCGACCCCGCCGCGCTGGACCTGGTGCGGGCCTACCGGGAGGCGCGGGTGACGGCGCTGACCCCGCAGTCCTACCTGTTCCGGGTCTGGCGCACCGGCCGGCCGGTGACCGTCCCCGAGGACGCCACCGGGGCCCTGGTGGCGCAGCTGGCTCCCGGCAGCACCGCGCGCGAGCTCATCACCCGCCTCGCGCCGGGGGCCCTGGAGTGCCTGCCCGTCCGCGCGCGGGGCCGCACGGTCGGGCTCATCACCCTCTTCCACGACGCCGCCGCGGACCGCCTGTCGCCCGAGGACCTGCTGCTGGCGACGGAGGTGGGGGACCGCGCGGGCCTGGCGCTGGACAACGCGCGGCTGTTCTCCGCGCAGCACCGGGTGGCCGAGGGCCTGCAGCGCAGCCTGCTGACCGCGCCGGTGCAGCCCGAGCACGTCCAGGTCGCCGTGCGGTACCGGCCCGCGGCGCGCGCCGCGCGCGTCGGCGGCGACTGGTACGACGCGTTCCTCACCCCCGACGGGGCGACGGTCCTCGTCATCGGCGACGTCATGGGCCACGACATCGACGCGGCGGCGGCCATGAGCCAGGTCCGCTCCCTGCTGCGCGGCATCGCCTACATCACCGGCAGCAGCCCCGCGAAGGTGCTCTCGGGGCTGGACGCGGCCATGCAGGGCCTGGACGTGGCCACGACCGCGACGGCCGTCGTGGCGCGGCTGGAGGACGACGGGGACCGGACCCGCCTGCGCTGGTCGAACGCGGGCCACCTGAACCCCGTCGTCGTCGGCCCGGACGGGACGCTGCGGACGCTGGGCACGGGGTCGGCCGAGCTGCTGCTGGGCATCGACCCCGGCGCGCGCCGGTCCGACGCGGTGGTGGACCTGGAGCGCGGCTCGACGGTGCTGGCGTTCACCGACGGGCTCATCGAGCGGCGCGACGGCTCCCTCGAGGAGCGGTTGCGGCTGCTGGGTTCGGTCGTGACCGAGCTCGCCGCCCAGCCTCTGGAGGACCTTCTCGACGGCGTCCTGCGCCTCATGGTGCCGGGTGAGCACGAGGACGACGTCGCGCTGCTGGCGTTCCGGCTGCACCCGCGGGAGGGGGACCGGCCCGCCGAGGCCGGGCCGGAGCGGGTCCCCGAGCAGCTCCCGCCCAGCCCGTGAGCTAGGCGCTGCCCCGCAACCGCTCCAGGCCCGTGAGCAGGCTCTCCAGCCCCAGCAGGAACGCCCGCTCGGAGCGGTCGCCCGGCTGCGCCCTCGTCGCCCGGATCGCCCGCGACAACCGGGAGTCCTCCCGCCCGGAGTCGGCCCACACCTGCACGGGCGCGCCCGCGTCGAGGGCGGACCCCAGGACGAAGCAGTCCAGGACGGTCACGGCGTGCAGGAGTTCCTCGTCGCCGAACCCGGCGTCGTGCAGCACGTCGGCGAGGGCCTCGTAGGAGGCCAGCGTCGCGGGGTGGCTCACCGTCTGCGCCGTCAGGAGCGGCACGGCCGCGGGGTGGGCGGCGAAGGCGGCCCGGTACTGGCGGGCCCAGCGTCGGGTGAACTCCCGCCAGTCCTCACCGGGCAGCACGCTGACGGGCATCCCGTCGGCCGACAGCAGCCCGCGGATGCCCTCGACGACCTCCTCACGCCCACCCTTGAAGTGGTGGTACAGCGAGGAGGTGCTCACGTCGAGTTCCCGCGCGAGCCGGGGCAGCCCCAGTTCGCCCGTGCGGTCGAGCAGGTCCAGCGCGGTGCGCAGGACCAGTTCGCGGGACAGCAGGGGGGTGGTGGGGCGGGCCATGCTGGGGACTCCCGTGGGTCAGACCGGCTGTTGCTGGGTGATGCAGTGGATGCCGCCGCCGAAGGCGAAGACGTCGCGCGCGTCGACCGTCACCACGGTACGTCCCGGGTAGGCGGTCCCCAGCACGGCCGCGGCCTCCGCGTCGCGCTCGTCGTCGAAGGCGCACGCCACGACCACCGAGTTCGCGACGTAGTGGTTGACGTAGGAGAAGTCGACGAGTTCGCCGTCGACCTCCGCGGTGCGGGGCGCGGGGATCTCCAGGACTCCCAGCTGCTCACCCCGCGCGTCGGTCGCCGAGCGCAGGACGTCGAGGACCTCCCGGCTGACGGCGTGGTCGGGGTGGCCGGGGTCGGGCTGGCTGTGCACCAGCACCTTCCCCGAACTGGTGAACGCCGCGACGATGTCGACGTGCCCGCGGGTGCCGAACTCGCCGTAGTCGGCGGTCAGCCCGCGCGGCAGCCAGATCGCCGTCGTCGTCCCGAGCTGCGCGTGCACCTCGGCCTCGACGCGCTCGCGGGTCCACCCGGGGTTGCGGTGCGGGTCGAGCTGCACGGTCTCGGTGAGCAGGACGGTGCCGCGGCCGTCGACGTGGAAACCCCCGCCCTCCTGGGTGAGATCGGAGGAGCTGACGGGGGTCCCGGTGAGCCCGGCGACGGCGCGCGCGGCGAGCGCGTCGTTCTCCCACCGCGCCCACGACTGCGCGCCCCAGCCGTTGAACACCCAGTCGACCGCGACCGGGGAACCCCCGCGGCGGGCGAAGGTGGGGCCGGAGTCGCGCAACCAGGCGTCGTCGACGGCGACGTCGGCCAGGTCGACGCGGGGGTCGAGGAGTTCGCGGGCCGCGGCCCGGTCCGCGGGGTTCACCAGGACGGTGACCGGTTCGTACCGGCTGACGGTGTTCGCGACCGCGCTCCACGCGCGGCGCGCGCGGGTCAGGTCCGGGCCGCCGTCCTCCCCGAACGTCGGGTTGGGGGTGGGGAACGCCATCCAGGTGCGCTGGTGCGGTTCCCACTCGGCGGGCATGTGCTGTCCGGTCACGTTCTTCTCCTGCTCAGGCGCGGTGGACGACGGTTCCGTCGACGACCGTGAGGGGGACGGGGGACTGGGCGAACTCGTCGGGGTCGGCGGTGAGCGGGTCGAGGGTGAAGGCCGACAGGTCGGCCCGGGCGCCGGGGCGCACGGTCCCGGCCACGGCGGCCAGCCCGGCGGCGCGGGCGGCCTCGGTCGTGTACCCCTCCAGCGCCATGCGCGCGGTGAGCGCCTGCCCGGGCAGCACCGGTTCCTCCCCGGGGCGCCCGGCGGTGCGCCGCAGGCGGGCGTCGGCGATCGTGGCGCGCGGGTCGTAGGGGGCGATGGGCCAGTCCGACCCCAGGGCCAGCCGGGCCCCGGCGTCGCGCAGGTCGCGGGTCCGGAAACCCCGGTCGGCGCGTGCTTTGCCCAGCCGCCGGGACCAGTTGTCGCTGTGGTCGGCCCGCGTGTAGTGCGTGCAGTGGGTCGGCTGCATGCTGGCGGTGACGTCGAGGCGCGCGAACTGCCCGACGAGGTCGTCGGGCAGGGTCTCGACGTGCTCGACGCGGTGCGGCACGCGCGGGGCGCGGGGGAGCGCGGCGACGGTGCGCAGGACGTGCCGGATGCCGGCGTCGCCGATGGCGTGCGTCACGGTCGGGACGTCGTGGGCGGCCAGGAACCCGACGGCCTCGGTGTACTCGGCCGGGTCGGGCCAGAACGGCGCCGTGGACTCCCCGTGGGTGTCGGCCTCCTCCAGCCAGGCCGTGCCGCCGTCGATCGTCCCGTCGATCATGAACTTGGCGCCGTCGACGGACCAGCGGGGCCCGCCGAGGCGTTGCAGGTCGACGACGTGGTCGAGGTACCCGCGGCCGTGGACGGGCATGACGAACGGCGCGAACCGCAACCGCAGCGGCAGCCCGTGCTCGTCGGCCACGGCCCCCACGAGGTCGGCGGAGTCGCCCTCGAAGTCCATGGCGTTGGCGGCCGTGAGCCCGGTGGCGGCCATGTCCCGCAGCAGCTGCAGGAACCGTCGCCGGCGCCGGGCCGGGTCCTCGGCGGGCAGGTGCGCCGAAACGAGGTCCATGGCCTCCATCTCCAGCAGGTGCCCGGTCGGGACGCCGTCGGCCGCGACGACCTGCGCGCCGGAGCGGAACGGCCGGGGCCCCTCGACCCCGGCGATCTCCAGGGCCCGCGGCGAGGCCAACGCCGAGTGCGCGTCGAACAGGACCAGGTAGGCGGGGACGTCGGGGCCGAGGGCCTCGACGAGCGGGGCGTGGGTGAGGGGACGGCCCTCGAAGGCGTTGGGGTCCAGGCCCCAGCCCTGGACCCACCCGCCGCGGGCGACGTCGACCGTGCGCAGGACCGCCACGAGGTCGGCGACGGACCGCACGGCGGTGAGGTCGACGCCCGCGGTGAGGTTCAGGCCCATGACGGGGTGGACGTGCCCGTCGACGAGGCCGGGGGTGAGGGTGGCCGCCCCGAGGTCGACGACCTCGGTGTCCCGCCCGCGCCAGCCGGCGACGTCGGCGCGGCCGCCGACGGCGGTGATGGTGCCGTCGGTGACGGCGACGGCCTGCGCGAGGGGCTGGGCCGGGTCCAGGGTGTGGACGGTGTCGGCGACGACGATCAGGGACGGGTTCACGAGTTCCCTCCGATGCGGGCGTGGAGGTCGGGGCGGCGCGAGCGCAGCGCGCGGGCGGTGAGGGCGCCGACGGCGAAGACGACGGGGACCACGGCGACGAGGACGACGTTCGTGCCCGTGGGGGCCGCGGTCAGCAGGGCGACGTTCTCGACCAGCACGACGAGCGCGGCGGTGAGCAGGACGGTCGCGACGACCGCCACGCGCAGCACGACGGGTCTCACGGACCCGTGGCGGTGCAGCCAGACCACGACGGCGACGGAGGTCACGGCCTGCAGCACCAGCACCCCGATGGCGCCGGGGGTGTTCACCAGGAGCACCAGCTGCGTGTACGGGTCGAGGCCGGCGAGGGCGAAGACCGCGACGACGAGGAGCGCGAGCAGGCTCTGCGCGGCGCCGGCGCGCGCGGGGGAGCCGAAGCGCGGGTGGGCGCGGGCCAGGGCGGGGGGCAGCAGCCCGTCCTCGGCGAGGGTGAAGGCGTAGCGGTTGACCGCGTTGTGGAAGGCGATCTGCGAGGCGAGCACGCTGGTCAGCACGAGCACGTCCATGACGTGGCTGGCCCAGGTCCCGACGTAGGTCTCGATGACGGTGAAGAACAGCCCGACGGGGTCGGCCCCGGCGGCGGCGACGGCGCCGGCGTCCCCGACGCCCTGCACGACGGCCCACACGACGAGGGCGTAGAACACCCCGAGGAAGACCACGGCGGCGTAGGTCGCGCGGGGGACGGAGCGGTCGGGGTCGCGGGCCTCGCGCCGGTACAGGGCGGTGGACTCGAAACCGGCGAAGGCCGCGAAGCAGAACCCCAGGATGCCCAGCATGCCGGGCTGGGACAGGGCGGAGGAGGAGAACGTCGTCAGGTGCAGGCCGTCGTGGCCGCCGCGCGCGACGACACCGACGACGAGCACGGCGAGGATCGCGGTCTCGGCGGCGAGCAGGACGCCGAGGAGCCGGGCGCCGACGTCGATGCCGCGCCGGCCCAGGGCCCACACGACGGCGACGGCGGCCACGGCGTAGAGCCACCAGGGCAGGTCGAGGCCGAGCAGGCGGACGCCGGCGGCCTGGAACTGGGTGCCGAGGAGGCCGTAGACGCCGATCTGCAGCGCGTTGTAGGAGACGACGGCCAGCAGCCCCGCCCCGGCGCCGGCGCTGCGGCCCAGGCCGAGGGTGATGTACGAGTAGAAGGCCCCGGCGCCGCCGGTGAGGCGGGTCATCGTGGTGAACCCGACGGCGAACAGGGCCAGGACGACGCCGGCGGCCAGGTACCCGGCGGGGGCGCCGATGCCGCCGACGGAGATCGCCAGGGGGGCGATGCCGGCCATGACGGTCAGCGGGGCGGCGGCCGCCACGACCATCGCGGTGATGCCGGTGGCGCCCAGGGCACCGGTCTTGAGGTGGTCCTCGGGGGCGGGGTGCGGGGGCGCCGACACGGCGGGCTCCGTCGCGGGGTCCATCACGGGGGCCTCCAGGGGGTGGGTGCGCCGCTGCACGGACGACACAATAACCGAAACCGTGTCGGTTAGAGTGCTCGTCGTGTGTTTCGACGACGTTTCCACCGCGTCAAACCCCGGTACCGGGGTCGTGACGGCCGTCGGCCCGTCCCCGGCGGGCTACCCTCCGCGCCATGCGCCTGACGCCCAGTGAACGAGACCGGCTGCTGATCTTCACGGTGGCCGAGCTCGCCCGCGCCCGCCGCGCCCGGGGACTGCGGCTCAACGTGCCCGAGGCCACCGCCCTGGTCGCCGACGCGGTCTGCGAGGCCGCTCGCGACGGGGCCCGGCTGGCCGACGCCCTGCGGGCCGGCCGCTCCGTCCTCGGGCCCGGCGACGTCCTGCCCGGGGTCCCCGACGTCGTCGGCCAGGTCGAGGTCGAGGCCGTCTTCGACGACGGGACCCGCCTGGTCGTCGTCACCGACCCGTTCGGCGGCGGCTCGCTCGGCGACGACGCCCCCGGCGCGGTCCTGCCCGGGCCCGAGCACCCCCTGGAGTTCCCCGACGCCGTCAGCGTCACGGTGACCAACACCGCCACCGTGCCGATCAGCGTCACCTCGCACTTCCACTTCTTCGAGGTGAACCCCCGGCTCGGGTTCGACCGCGCGGCCGCCTACGGCCGCCGCCTCGCGGTCGACGCCGGCGCCACGGTGCGCTGGGACCCCGGCCAGACGCAGGACGTGACCCTCACCCCCATCGGCGGGGCCCGGGTCGCCATCGGTTTCGCCGGGCTCGTCGACGGGCCGCTGGACGCGCCCGGCGCGTTCGAGCAGGCACTGGAACGCGCCCGCGCGTGCGGGTACCTCGACCACGCCGACCACGGACACGACGCAGGGGGTTCACGGTGAGCCTGACGGGCAGGGACTACGCCGCCACCTACGGACCCCGGGCGGGGGACCGCCTCCGGCTGGGCGACACCGGCCTCGTCGTGCAGGTCGAGCACGACGCCCAGGCCCCCGGGGAGGAGTTCCTCGCCGGTTTCGCCAAGACCGCCCGCGACGGGCTGCACCTCAAGGCCGCCCGGGTCCGCGAGACGTGCGACGTCGTCATCTCCAACGTCGTCGTGGTCGACGCCGTCCAGGGGGTCCGCAAGCTCTCGATCGGCATCCGCGAGGGCCGGATCTCCGGCGTCGGCCGCGCGGGGAACCCCGACACCCTCGACGACGTGGACGTCGTCGTCGGGACGGGGACGACCATCGTGTCCGGTGAGGGGCTCATCGCCACCGCCGGCGCCATCGACACCCACGTGCACCTTTTGTCCCCCAGGGTGATGGAGGCCTCCCTCGCCTCCGGGGTGACCACGATCATCGGCCAGGAGTTCGGGCCCGTGTGGGGTGTCGGGGTGAACTCGCCGTGGGCGCTGCGGCACGCGTTCAACGCCTTCGACGCCTGGCCGGTGAACATCGGGTTCCTGGGCCGGGGTTCGGCCAGCGACCCGGGGTCGTCGGTGGAGGCCCTCGTCGAGGGCGGTGCCTGCGGTTTCAAGGTGCACGAGGACATGGGTGCGCACTCCCGCGCGCTCGACACCGCGCTCACGGTGGCCGAGGAGCACGACGTGCAGGTCGCCCTGCACACCGACGGCATCAACGAGGCGCTGTCGGTCGAGGACACCCTCGCGGTCCTGGACGGCCGGACCATCCACGCGTTCCACATCGAGGGCTGCGGCGGTGGGCACGTCCCCAACGTCCTGCGGATGGCCGGCGAACCCAACGTCATCGGTTCCTCCACGAACCCGACCCTGCCCTTCGGCCGCGACGCCGTCGCCGAGCACTACCACATGATCATGTCGGTCCACGGCCTCAAGGAGGACCTGCCCGGTGACGCGGCCCTGGCCCGCGACCGCATCCGGGCCGGGACCATGGGCGCCGAGGACGTCCTGCACGACCTCGGCGTCATCCCCATCACCTCCTCCGACGCCCAGGGCATGGGCCGGGCGGGGGAGACCGTCCGGCGCACGTTCGCGATGGCCGGGAAGATGAAGCACGAGCTCGGCGCCGAGCACCCCGACCACGACAACGAGCGCGCCCTGCGGTACGTCGCCAAGCTCACGGTGAACCCCGCCATCGCCCACGGGCTGTCCCACGAGGTCGGGAGCCTGGAGGTCGGCAAGCTCGCCGACGTGGTCCTGTGGCGGCCGGAGTTCTTCGGCGCCAAACCCGAGCTCGTCCTCAAGGCCGGTTTCCCCGCCTACGGCGTGACGGGCGACCCGAACGCGGCCATCGACCGGGCCCAGCCCCTCGTCCTCGGACCGCAGTTCGGGGCGCACGGGGCGACGGCGGCGGACCTGTCGGTGGCGTTCACCTCCGCGGCGGCCGCGGCCGACGGCAACGACGCGATGACCACGCGCCGCCGCCGGGTCGGGGTCCGGGGCACCCGCGGCATCGGGCTGGGCTCGATGGTGCGCAACTCCCGCCTGGCCCGGGTGCGCGTCGCCCCGACCGGGCTGGTCACGGTCGACGGGGAACCGGTCAGCTCGGAGGCGGCGGAGCGGACGAGCCTGACGCGGCTGTACCTCCTGTAGCGGTGGCCCGGGTGGGTGGTGACCGCAGGTGGGAAAGCGGTTACCATCGCCGGGTCCGAAGCGCGGCGACCGCCGCACCACCACGCGGAGGGGCCACCGATGACCACACGCACCCCGCTGCGGCCGGCCCGCTCCGACCGGGTGCCGAGCGTCGCGCTCGCCGGCGTCCACGGGTTCGGCCGCACCTACGTGGACCGGCTCGGGGCCCGCGCGGCCGCCGGCCGCCTGCGCTGGACCGGGGTCGCCGAACCGCGCCGCCAGGACGGTGTCGTCCCCGCGCAGGTCCCCTGGTTCGACGCGCTGCCGGACCTGCTGGCCGCCGGGGCCCCCGACGCCGTCGCGATCGCCACGCCCCTGCCCACGCACGCCGACCTGGCGATCGCGGCCCTGCGCGCGGGGTCCCACGTCGTCCTGGAGAAACCCCCGACGACCGGCCTGGCCGAGTTCGCCGAGGTCCTGGCCGTCGCCCGCGAGTGCGGCCGGCTCGTCCAGGTCGGCTTCCAGAGCCTGGGCTCGGCCGCTCTCGACCACGTCCGCGACCGCGTCGCCCGGGGCGGCGTCGGGGACGTCACCGGGTACGCGGCCGCCGGCTGCTGGGTGCGGCCCCGCTCCTACTTCACCCGCGCGGCCTGGTCCGGGCGCCGCCACCTCGACGGGC contains:
- a CDS encoding LuxR C-terminal-related transcriptional regulator, which encodes MLRAKRWRLVHSSGMELLEIAEPTTQVLHGLSTLLRLVPGDVAGEVEVRPGDVPRVTEIPELLRPVQHADVRELFRTNPAVVHLAEHRHLSASRVEDLCGPAAWADNPMRRELLEPNRVPHALLTGDLTADGEVHGWGVNRSRPFTDDDLDVLRAFEGFLRRAAADRRRHHLVLDLEHSVASGAGLLLAHGEHVTYLNDEAAALLEKHRVPATTVVALSRTVLTSANPVAGLPTRHGALRLRWRPALPGASAVVVDEPRAAAAVAAALTNRQYAILCHLSNGLTAAAIGRYLGISERTVHKHLQHLYRTLSVTDRLAAVSRGRGLGLLPVVGGCGQLEGTTHVGG
- a CDS encoding GmrSD restriction endonuclease domain-containing protein gives rise to the protein MGVRKVRAAVAAGGSLLAGTLLAGSLLAGCTPGGEDDAPAGTALAQLGTLPVKGRAPKTGYSRDRFGDGWEDTDRNGCDTRNDVLARDLEDVTFKRGSDCVVSRGSLDDPYSGDTIAFTRGQGTSDDVQIDHVVALSNAWQTGAQQWDADEREEFANDPLELLAVDGPLNASKGDGDAATWLPPNTAFRCEYVARQVAVKAEYGLWVTPAERDAIERVLRGCPGEPVAD
- a CDS encoding SpoIIE family protein phosphatase; its protein translation is MDSERPAAAPAFADDADRVRSARRLVTTTPNPALDRLADLARRLLGTPAAQVSLLTDVQTVTAVAGPGLSGAAGTPLADALCTVTAVSGTPLVVPDTDRDERVRHLPPVTSGAVGSYLGVPLRGQDGHVIGALCVFGPATRDWSGADVSLLTDLAAAAVTELELSALAVDLEAARVRWQLAVSAGGVGTFDWDLLTGVLEWDENLLEMFGYLPGEFGRTIEDFDARLHPDDRGRVARALDRSIVEAGAYEAEYRVVHPDGTTRWVRARGQALADESGRSVRVLGAAYDTTAARDEDARVARVLESMSSAFFSLDRDWRFSYVNSEAERVLGRPRGELLGGDVWELFPDAVGSPFEENYRGVARTGRPATFEAYYPAPLDAWFEVRAWPDPDGVSVYFSDISERRRAQQALETAHAAAAAAAERLRLIVRISEDLSSTLDVEEAYARLAQHLVPALGDWCLVTLVDEEGQLRDLGCHHADPAALDLVRAYREARVTALTPQSYLFRVWRTGRPVTVPEDATGALVAQLAPGSTARELITRLAPGALECLPVRARGRTVGLITLFHDAAADRLSPEDLLLATEVGDRAGLALDNARLFSAQHRVAEGLQRSLLTAPVQPEHVQVAVRYRPAARAARVGGDWYDAFLTPDGATVLVIGDVMGHDIDAAAAMSQVRSLLRGIAYITGSSPAKVLSGLDAAMQGLDVATTATAVVARLEDDGDRTRLRWSNAGHLNPVVVGPDGTLRTLGTGSAELLLGIDPGARRSDAVVDLERGSTVLAFTDGLIERRDGSLEERLRLLGSVVTELAAQPLEDLLDGVLRLMVPGEHEDDVALLAFRLHPREGDRPAEAGPERVPEQLPPSP
- a CDS encoding agmatine deiminase family protein; protein product: MPAEWEPHQRTWMAFPTPNPTFGEDGGPDLTRARRAWSAVANTVSRYEPVTVLVNPADRAAARELLDPRVDLADVAVDDAWLRDSGPTFARRGGSPVAVDWVFNGWGAQSWARWENDALAARAVAGLTGTPVSSSDLTQEGGGFHVDGRGTVLLTETVQLDPHRNPGWTRERVEAEVHAQLGTTTAIWLPRGLTADYGEFGTRGHVDIVAAFTSSGKVLVHSQPDPGHPDHAVSREVLDVLRSATDARGEQLGVLEIPAPRTAEVDGELVDFSYVNHYVANSVVVACAFDDERDAEAAAVLGTAYPGRTVVTVDARDVFAFGGGIHCITQQQPV
- a CDS encoding TetR/AcrR family transcriptional regulator, encoding MARPTTPLLSRELVLRTALDLLDRTGELGLPRLARELDVSTSSLYHHFKGGREEVVEGIRGLLSADGMPVSVLPGEDWREFTRRWARQYRAAFAAHPAAVPLLTAQTVSHPATLASYEALADVLHDAGFGDEELLHAVTVLDCFVLGSALDAGAPVQVWADSGREDSRLSRAIRATRAQPGDRSERAFLLGLESLLTGLERLRGSA
- a CDS encoding LysE family transporter; translated protein: MSLDAVLAFCALCLLLEVTPGPNTFLVLRHSLHGARTGVVTALGSALGALVWAGAVAVGLAALLERSAQAYQAVKVAGGLYLVFLGVRTFWAHRRRGGGSAPGAAAAAASLRGAFGAGLVSCVLNPKVGLFFLAVVPQFVPAGSGVGATLLLGAVEAGVALVYLSVLSQVGARAVDWIRRPRVTRALDRVSAAVLTAFGVGTVVSAR